The Oleispira antarctica RB-8 genome contains the following window.
AATCTTTACGACGGCCGATACTGACCGGATTGATGCGGCCACTGTAGGCTTTACCTTCTTGCTCTGCTTCTTGATATTCATGCAGCAGCTTTTCAAAAAAGAAAGTGATGATGACAAATAAGGTATCAGACAATTGAGGGAATGCGAGTTTTTTCCATTCTTCAACGGATTTTAAAAAGTTACCGCGTTGGTTACTTTGGCTGAAGTAACTTAGCCAGTGATCAAACGATTCACGCTGTTGTGGCGTATAGCTATCACCCTCGGTTGCTTGGGCAAGAGAGGTTAGTAATAACGAGCGTACCGAGTCTTGAGAAAGGGCACGATCAATGTTGGCTTCTTTGGCGACCGTTGGCAGGTTGTGAATGATGTGATCATACAACTCACCAAAGACCAGCATGTTTTGGCAAACTTGGATGAAGTCGTTGCGCAATTCATCGTGCAAAATAGCATCGAGAATAGTGATGTCTGGGTGCGCAGGGTTTTGAATGCTTTCTTGCTTAAACTGAATGTATGGTGCAAGGGCTTCTTCAAAAATACGGCGGTTGGCTTCTACCGTGACATTAGCCAAGCTGTTAGCCAGTGCTTGTGTTTTATCCGAGAGTTTAAGTTGCGCGCAAATATCGTCGGCAATGGGTTCATCGCGTAATACTTTGTTTAGTGCGGCTGCAATAAGCTGATTTAGTTGGCCTTTGCTTTGTTCTTTTTTCATCGCCGCTGTGATTTTTTGCTGGCTCTCATGACTCACTTTAGCCAAAACTAAACCCGCTAAAGGATGTTCATTTTTGAAAATGAATTCAGCAATAGAGCTGGCATCTAAAATATCATCAGCACGCAGTAAAAAACGATTTTGCTTGTAGTCTTCCATGTAGGTCATTAGACCTTGGAAGTTTTTGGTTGCATCCGCTTTCCAGCGATTGAACAAATACAAGCCTAAGTTAAAGCATAATTGTTGCTTAGCCTTTAAATAATTGTCTTTGGGTTCGCCCAAGAACATTTTGAAGATGCTGTTGCGTTCTTCATCACGATCTTCAAACTTGGTCCAAAAGTTTTTCCAAGATTTATGCAGTGTTTCGTCGTAAACAATTTTTTCTGGGGCTTGCATCCAGTTTTGGAATTTACGTTGCGCTGCTTTCTCTAAGCGCTGACTTAATTCCCCTGTAGGGATTTCTTTTTCTGCCAGGCGGCCATAGCTTTCTAATGTTTTTGAATGAATGCGACGGCGCAGAGTTAGATAGCGTAGATAACGAAAGGTGATACCAAAAATGTTTGAGTGTTCGGTCGGATTGTTGGCCAGAAAAAAACTTGATTGGCGCTGCATTTCATCCAACTTTTCAGAAGGCGATAAGAAGCGAGTCACGCTGCGCTGGTAGTGTTCCATTAAATAAGGGTTGTTACGGGCAAATTCGGTTGCGCCATCTTCAATAGACTGAATACCCGACACAATAGCTTGTAATAGGTTGCTTTGCTTTTCAATACCATCGCTTGGAGCGAAATCGATAATGCCGTCGATGACACCAACATGCTGCAGTTCGTAGGCCGAAACGCCCACAAATTTTGCACATTCTTGCCAGCTTAAATTGTACTTACGTGCAATGCTCGCTAAACCCTGCGGCTGAATCGTATTGAAAATACCATCGCGTACAGACAGTAATAAGTTGGCTGTCGCAAGAGGGATTGCGCCGCCTGAATAGCCTGCACCCCAAATAATGCTTAATGAAGGCACATCGAGATTGGCCATTTCAGTAATTAGGTGTGAAATAGTGTGGGCTTGGTTGTTGGCATTGGCCTCTTCACCTGCATCAGCTCCAGGAGTATCAATTAAAGTGACAACGGGGATCGAATGTTTAGCAAAGTTCCGAACTTGTTGGGCTGCTAGGTCGTGATGGCGAGGGAGCCAAGCACCGTTATTGTGCTCACGATTTTGGCAAATAAAACCGATACGGCGGAAAAAACTGCCAAAATCCAATTCAACTTCGGCAACATATAATGCGCCTTCATCGAGCTCTGTAATTATTTTATGCGCTAAAGTATTAACGATCGTTTTAGCCGACATGCGAGCATTGTTTTCACTAGGGCTAACGACACGTTCGATGTAATTATCAATGTCGAGGTTACGCAGTACTTTGCGTTCACGTTGGCAGTCTTTATGGCTGACCAAACCTTGAACGTGTTTATAAATAGAGTCATCGTCGATATTGGGGAATAACGAAAAGTCTTCGGCCAATTTCTCTGCGATTTGGTAAAGCTTATCGATGCCTTTATCTTCGGTCGTTGCTTGCTGAGTATTTTTTTTGTCGATGATTACTTGAGTCATTCGATCTGAATCCGTTTGGAATTAGCTGTTCGTTATTGTTTTTAAATCAATCGTGTCCGATGTAAAATTATGTCGATTGATCATTAAAACCTGAGTATGTCACTTTTATAGCGACTTGAAAATCAAACTGGCATTTGTACCGCCAAAACCGAAGCTATTCGACATAATTGCTTTCAAATAGGCGGTTTGATTGTCTTTAATGATGGGAAAGTTAATAGCACCGTCATCAATTTGCGTGATATTGGCCGAGCCTGTGATGAAATTATGCTGCATCATTAATAAACAATAAATAGCTTCTTGGGCACCCGCGGCACCTAAAGAATGTCCACTAAGTGCTTTGGTCGAACTAATGGGTGGGAGCGGGAGGTCATTCGATAGCCCGTTAAATTGTGCAAAAGCATTTGCGGTTGCTTGCAATTCAGTGATGTCACCTGCTGGAGTGCTTGTGCCATGGGCATTGATGTAATCAATATCGCATTGAGCTTGGCTCAAGGCTAATTGCATGCAACGTGATGCGCCTTCTCCTGAAGGAGAGACCATATCGGCGCCGTCAGACGTTGCTGCGTAACCGACAATTTCACCATAAATATGAGCCCCCCGTGCTTTCGCGTGCTCGTATTCTTCTAATACCAGCATGGCGCCACCCCCTGCGATAACAAAGCCATCACGAGATTGGTCGTAAGGGCGAGATGCTTGAGTAGGGTTATCATTATACTGGGTAGAAAGAGCACCCATGGCATCAAATTGCATAGTAAGGGACCAGTGCTCTTCTTCGCCACCTCCCGCAAATACGATATCTTGCTTACCCCATTGAATGAGTTCAGCACCGTGGCCAATGCAATGTGCACTGGTGGCACAGGCGGACGTGATGGAGTAATTAATACCTTTAATCGAGAAAGCAGTGGCCAAGTTGGCAGATATAGCGCTGCCCATAGTTCGAGTAACACGATAAGGGCCGACTCGACGTACGCCTTTTTCCCTTAATGTATCAACGGCTTCGACGATATCACGACAACCTGCACCGCCAGAGCCAGCAACGATGCCCGTGCGTAAATGACTTACGTGTTCATCCGATAGCCCAGCATCGGCAATGGCCTGTTGCAATGATAAATAAGCATATGCGGAAGAGTCGCCCATAAAACGCTTTAGTTTGCGGTCGATATGCTCATGAAGGTCAATGTTCGGTCGGCCAGCAATATGGCTGCGCAAGCCTTGTTCTTTATAATCGCTGACAAATTGAATGCCAGATTTTTGGGCTTGTAGTGAAGCAAGGACTTCTTCTTTGTTATTTCCTAAGCAACTGACAATGCCCATTCCTGTGACAACAACGCGACGCATATAAGAACCTATTATTAGACCGAGTGAAATTTAGTGTATTAATATCAATGGATAATGAAAGAAATATTACGATACATGTTCATAGTATTAAACGTGTATTAACGCAAGGTTAATAATGCAGTAATCTAGTGGCAGTTTAAAGATAAGCCTGCATTTATAAGCAGAATAATATTGGTGCCATTTAGTTAATAAAACAAACGCACGGGAACTATTCATGAGTAACAGTAAGATAATACGTCAGCAGCAAGCACAATTGCTGATGCGAGAAAATGCCATTGGCGTGATGGAATTAGCCACCTGCATTGGGTTTGATGAAGATAAGTTAGAAGCGATGGTGGGTGAAAAGGCTACCAAAAAACTACCTGATGCAGCCGCGCGTTTAATGGAGCAGACATTCAGTAAGCCCATGGGCTGGATGGATAGCCGTGAAGATGGCGGAATAAGTTTTGACCTGTTTGGATAAATCCGTTGCCTGTTTAGATTGGCCTGCCAGTCTGTCCTATACTAAAGGTATTCGGATTACTGCTCGTAAACAAAAGGAAGTTGCACTATGTCTTTACGCATTGCTATTAATGGATTTGGTCGCATAGGGCGGTTAGTCTTTCGAGCATTGAAAGAATGTGATAAGCAGGAAGAAATCGAAGTCGTTGCTATTAACGATAGGATTAGCCCTGATTATATGGCGTATCTGTTGCGCTATGACTCTACCCACGGTAAGTTTTTGGGCGATATTCAATTCACAGAGGATACCTTGATTGTCGATGGCCACAGTATTGCAGTCTCGAGCTTTTCACTTCCAGAACAAGCGAACTGGCAAACGCTGGGTATTGATATCGTCATAGAGTCAACAGGAATGTTCACTGACCACGCGCAAGCCAGCGGCCATTTGCGTGCAGGTGCTAAAAAAGTCGTTATCTCCGCGCCCTCAAGTGATGTTCCTATGTTTGTGATGGGAGTGAACCATGGCGATTATGACCCACATCAAAATATCGTTTCTAATGCATCGTGCACCACTAACTGTTTAGCCCCTATTGCCAAAATCTTACACGATAATTGGGGAATAGAAGAAGGCTTGATGACAACGGTACATGCCGCAACGGCAAGTCAGAAAACGGTTGATGGCGCAACGGCGAAAGATTGGCGTGGAGGCCGTGCGGTTACGGGGAATATTATTCCTGCAAGCACAGGTGCAGCGAAAGCGGTTGCGCATGTTATTCCTGAATTGGCAGGGCGTTTAACCGGAATGGCTTTCAGAGTGCCTACTACGGATGTTTCAGTCGTGGATTTGACTGTGCGCCTGCAAAACCCTACGTCGTTATCTGAGATACAGCGGGTAATGAAGCGTTATAGCGAAGGTGAGTTGAAAGGTATTTTAGGTTATACCGATGAAGCGGTGGTTTCTTCGGATTTTATTCATGATAGCCACAGCTCTATTTTTGATGCGAGTGCTAGCATGGCGCTAAATGATCGCTTCTTTAAAATCATTAGTTGGTATGACAATGAATGGGGTTATGCCAAGCGAGTGGTCGATTTGGTTCGTCATATTCGTTAGTTTTTTTCTAGCGACCTACATATTAGCGTCCTAGTAAGTAGGTCGATCGTCGTGATGTGAGTCAACTTCCCTCACATTGGCTTCTTTAGTCAATTAATCTGTCTTTAAATATCATGGTGCATCCGTCAATAAGGTTTCACAATAGCCGTAAGATACCTTCGGGAAAGCAGGATGCACAACAAAAAGAGTAATAAGTATGTCAGCTCCGTCTTGGTTATTGGCGGTGGCATTGCAGGCATTAGTGCGGCGATTGAATTACTGGATAAAAACCAAACAGTTTTGCTTATCGATCGCGATAGCGAAGATAAATTTGGCGGAATGGCGAACGAAGCCTTTGGCGGAATGCATTTTGTTGATACTCCTGTGCAGCGCTCTAATGGTATTAAAGATAGCAAACAATTGGCATTGGACGATTGGTTTGCGGCGGCCGAGTTTTCCGCAAATGAAAAAGAAAATATCCATGGCAAACAATGGGCACACACTTATATCGAGCGTAATAAAGAAGATGTTTACGACTGGTTAAGCGGATTCGGTATTCGATTTTTTCCTATTGTGCACTGGGTTGAACGCGGTAATTTTGGTTTTGCGAAAGGCGGCCGAGGAAATTCTGTTCCGCGTTATCACCTGGCTTGGGGAACTGGCTGGGAAGTGACTCAAACTCTGATCAAACAATTAAAAAACCATATTAATCGCGATAAGTTAACGATCAAGTTTCAGCATAAAGTTGAGCGTTTTATTTGGTCGGATAATAAAATAGTGGGTTGTTGCGGTCATGTGCTTGATTCTTCTTCAGTGCAAGAAACATCTAAAGAAATAGTTAAAGAAGCTTTCAGTATCACAGCAGAAAATACCATTATCTGTGCTGGTGGCCTCAACGGTAATCTCAAACAAGTAGAAAGGCATTGGGACCGTGAGTGCTACGGCCCGTATCCGAAAAACATCTTATCTGGCTCTCATCCTTTTGCCGACGGCTTGTTACATGACGAACTGGATGCCCAAGGTGGAAGTATTAAAAACCGTGGCTTGATGTGGAACTATGCCTCAGGGGTTAAGCACCCAAAACCCGAATATGAAAACCATGGTTTGAGTTTGATGCCGTGTCGGTCTTCATTATGGCTAGATGCCTACGGCAACCGTATTGGCCCGTTGCCGCTTATCACGGGTTTTGATACTCACGGTTTATGCAAAGTCATAGGGCATTTGCCGCAGCAATACAGCTGGCAATTAATGAACTTAAAGATTGCTTATAAAGAGCTAGCGATTTCGGGCTCGCACATTAATAAAGCCTTTCGTAATAAAAGTTGGCTGGGCGTAATTAAAATGGCATTACGCGGCAATCGTGACATCGTTAATTGGTTAATGGAAGATTGCGAAGATGTCGTGGTGGCCGATACCTTGGCTGAGCTTGTGACAGCGATGAATGACAATAATCAACCGTCTGAAAATGAACTTTATCTTGCGAAAGTCTCATTAGATAATATTGAGCGTGACGTGCAAGCCTATGATGGGCAAATCGAACGCGGTGAAAAATTCGCTACCGATGACCAAATTCGTCGTATACATTTTTTACGAAAGTGGAAGGGGGATAAGGTAAGAACGCTTAAAAATCAGAAAATCAACGATCCTAAAGCAGGTCCCTTTATCGCCATTCGTTCACGCATTATTAGTCGCAAAAGCATGGGTGGCATCGAAACCAATACGGCAAGCCAGGTATTGAATCGGCAGGGTGAGGTTATTCCGGGTTTATACGCAGCAGGAGAAGCCGCAGGTTTTGGGGGGGCAGGCTGTTCAGGTATTCGTTCGCTAGAAGGTACCTTTCTATCGCTGTGTATTCTTAATGGACGTATAGCCGCGCAAACGATTGCCGCTCAGAAGTGACTGATTTAGCGGCTCATGGTATAAAGACGGCATAAAATATTCACACTATTTATTCATTCTCTATGCGTAGTTTTGGCGAAGGTTCCTCGATGAAAGTATTGTTGGTAAAAATGTCCTCTTTAGGAGATGTCTTTCACGCACTTCCTGCCGTGCAAGATGCTTTCCAGCAAGTTCCTAATATTGAGTTTCATTGGTTAGTGGAAGAAGCGTTTGCCGATATTCCTAACTGGCACCCAGCGGTAAAAAAAGTGATTCCCATTGCGTGGCGCCGTTGGCGTAAAAATCTTTCTAGCGCCGCTGTTCGCGCTGAAATGAAAGCTTTCTACCAAGATCTACGCAGCACTGAATACGATATTGTGCTTGATGCGCAATGCTTAATAAAAAGCGCTGTCGTAACGCGCTTAGCAAAAGGCCCACGTTATGGGCTAGATAAAACGAGCTGCCGTGAACCGCTGGCGGCGATGGCGTATCAATTTCCTCAGTCCGTGGCTAAAGGTCAACATGCGATTCCACGTGTGCGTCAGCTATTATCGCAAGTTTTAAACTATACAATTCCTGATACTTTTTCGTATGGTATTGATAAAAGTCGTTGGCAGCGTCCTGAAATGGGAGGTGACTATGAGGGAGAGTATTGGTTGTTTTTACACGGCACAACTTGGGATACTAAGTTGTGGCCTGAAAGTTATTGGATTGATCTCGCTAAGCTTGTCGTTGATTCAGGGCGTAAAGTTATTTTGCCTTGGGGGAGTGGCGAAGAGAAATCCCGCGCAGAGCGTATCGCACGCAATATAGACGGTGTTGAAGTGCTACCTAAAATGGGACTGAATGCGTTGAATGCTTATCTGGCACACGCTCAAGCGGTCGTCGGTGTCGATACCGGCTTGTCTCATGTCGTCGCGGCTTTAGAAGTACCGTCGGTTGCTATTTATGGTGCAACCGATGCGGTATTAACCGGAGTACTTGGGCCGAAAGTTGAAGTTCTGAGCAGTGATTTAGGATGCGCACCATGCTTAAGTAAGCAATGTACTCACCCTGATCGTAATGACGGCAATCCTGCACAGCCGCCTTGTTATCGATCAATTTCTTCACGGCGTGTTTTCGCTGCGGTACTCGGTAAGTTGGGTTAACGCTAGAAGCTAACGCCTAGTATTTGAAGCTAGTATTTAAAACCAGAGGGAAGCTCATTCCCTTTGGTCGGTTATTCCTCCTGCAACTTCTCCAATGATTCCTCCAGCAATCTCCACGCTATTTATCGTCAACCAAGGTCGTCACTACGTGAGGATTATTGTGCAAGGTTTTATGTACTGGACAACGA
Protein-coding sequences here:
- the fabB gene encoding Beta-ketoacyl synthase encodes the protein MRRVVVTGMGIVSCLGNNKEEVLASLQAQKSGIQFVSDYKEQGLRSHIAGRPNIDLHEHIDRKLKRFMGDSSAYAYLSLQQAIADAGLSDEHVSHLRTGIVAGSGGAGCRDIVEAVDTLREKGVRRVGPYRVTRTMGSAISANLATAFSIKGINYSITSACATSAHCIGHGAELIQWGKQDIVFAGGGEEEHWSLTMQFDAMGALSTQYNDNPTQASRPYDQSRDGFVIAGGGAMLVLEEYEHAKARGAHIYGEIVGYAATSDGADMVSPSGEGASRCMQLALSQAQCDIDYINAHGTSTPAGDITELQATANAFAQFNGLSNDLPLPPISSTKALSGHSLGAAGAQEAIYCLLMMQHNFITGSANITQIDDGAINFPIIKDNQTAYLKAIMSNSFGFGGTNASLIFKSL
- the rfaC gene encoding Lipopolysaccharide heptosyltransferase I, producing MKVLLVKMSSLGDVFHALPAVQDAFQQVPNIEFHWLVEEAFADIPNWHPAVKKVIPIAWRRWRKNLSSAAVRAEMKAFYQDLRSTEYDIVLDAQCLIKSAVVTRLAKGPRYGLDKTSCREPLAAMAYQFPQSVAKGQHAIPRVRQLLSQVLNYTIPDTFSYGIDKSRWQRPEMGGDYEGEYWLFLHGTTWDTKLWPESYWIDLAKLVVDSGRKVILPWGSGEEKSRAERIARNIDGVEVLPKMGLNALNAYLAHAQAVVGVDTGLSHVVAALEVPSVAIYGATDAVLTGVLGPKVEVLSSDLGCAPCLSKQCTHPDRNDGNPAQPPCYRSISSRRVFAAVLGKLG
- the gap gene encoding Glyceraldehyde 3-phosphate dehydrogenase codes for the protein MSLRIAINGFGRIGRLVFRALKECDKQEEIEVVAINDRISPDYMAYLLRYDSTHGKFLGDIQFTEDTLIVDGHSIAVSSFSLPEQANWQTLGIDIVIESTGMFTDHAQASGHLRAGAKKVVISAPSSDVPMFVMGVNHGDYDPHQNIVSNASCTTNCLAPIAKILHDNWGIEEGLMTTVHAATASQKTVDGATAKDWRGGRAVTGNIIPASTGAAKAVAHVIPELAGRLTGMAFRVPTTDVSVVDLTVRLQNPTSLSEIQRVMKRYSEGELKGILGYTDEAVVSSDFIHDSHSSIFDASASMALNDRFFKIISWYDNEWGYAKRVVDLVRHIR
- a CDS encoding Fumarate reductase/succinate dehydrogenase, whose protein sequence is MHNKKSNKYVSSVLVIGGGIAGISAAIELLDKNQTVLLIDRDSEDKFGGMANEAFGGMHFVDTPVQRSNGIKDSKQLALDDWFAAAEFSANEKENIHGKQWAHTYIERNKEDVYDWLSGFGIRFFPIVHWVERGNFGFAKGGRGNSVPRYHLAWGTGWEVTQTLIKQLKNHINRDKLTIKFQHKVERFIWSDNKIVGCCGHVLDSSSVQETSKEIVKEAFSITAENTIICAGGLNGNLKQVERHWDRECYGPYPKNILSGSHPFADGLLHDELDAQGGSIKNRGLMWNYASGVKHPKPEYENHGLSLMPCRSSLWLDAYGNRIGPLPLITGFDTHGLCKVIGHLPQQYSWQLMNLKIAYKELAISGSHINKAFRNKSWLGVIKMALRGNRDIVNWLMEDCEDVVVADTLAELVTAMNDNNQPSENELYLAKVSLDNIERDVQAYDGQIERGEKFATDDQIRRIHFLRKWKGDKVRTLKNQKINDPKAGPFIAIRSRIISRKSMGGIETNTASQVLNRQGEVIPGLYAAGEAAGFGGAGCSGIRSLEGTFLSLCILNGRIAAQTIAAQK